Proteins encoded within one genomic window of Mycolicibacterium aubagnense:
- a CDS encoding bifunctional 3-phenylpropionate/cinnamic acid dioxygenase ferredoxin subunit produces MFEICPLSELPPGEARRVETDPPIAVFHTEDGEVLAIDDTCSHQDASLADGWLEGCDVECPLHASRFNLRTGAVDAPPAKLPVRTHAVVIADGVIHVELSTEKPNLPPDIRARLGAAGTQ; encoded by the coding sequence ATGTTTGAGATCTGTCCGCTCTCCGAACTCCCGCCCGGCGAGGCCCGGCGGGTGGAAACCGACCCGCCCATCGCGGTCTTCCACACCGAGGACGGTGAGGTGCTCGCCATCGACGACACCTGTTCGCATCAGGACGCGTCGCTGGCCGACGGCTGGCTGGAGGGGTGCGATGTCGAGTGCCCGCTGCATGCCTCGCGGTTCAATCTCCGTACCGGAGCGGTCGACGCGCCGCCGGCCAAGTTGCCTGTCCGCACGCACGCGGTCGTGATCGCCGACGGCGTCATCCATGTCGAACTGAGCACCGAGAAACCCAACCTGCCGCCCGACATCCGGGCTCGACTCGGCGCAGCGGGGACGCAGTGA